The DNA window TTCCTCCGTCTCCTTCCTTCTCTTTTTCCTTGCCTAGacccttcatcttcatcttcatcctcttcCCAAACCCATCTCGATTATCCTCCACCAATCCCACCGCCTGAAACCACCGACCTCAATTCCGGCATCGCCAGAGCACTAACTCAACTATTAGCGATTGTCAGCAATCTACCCGTTAACTCAAGAAAATACGAAGTCGTCAGGTCTTTAACCGATAGGTTATTGGATGAGAATCTACAGGTAGGGTCTGAAGCTCTTCGTCAAGTCAACTGCAGGTAAGTAATTAAATGAAGaacatcttaattaatttttagtgtTAAGAAAAACAACTGGAAGTGAATTTTCTTTAAACTTGGCAGTGTCTTGTCAATGGCGTTCACCAGAACTCTTAGATTACTTGATGCAGCGGTTTGGGGCGAAGTAGGAGAAGCCGGGGAGGACTATTGGAGTTTAAACCGTGTTATGAAGTCGGTTAAACAATATGGAGCGAAGTTAATCAATGAGGAACAAGATCGGTTTAATGCTTCCTCGGCTGAGAAAGTGGCGGCAGAATTGCTTTGGCTAGCGGAGAGAATGGCTGCTTGTGGTTGTGTACAGAAAGCTGTGAGTAATTGGGGTTCGGCTACTCGTCTTGCTCGAATGGCTCTTTCTGTTCAACCTCGACTTCAAGGATCTCTTGTTAAGATATCTGGTACGTAagttatataattgatttataaactctaaatttcaatataaaagggCGGATCTATGTACAAGTTTATTCGTCTATAGTCCGGGTAGTTCAAACTATCTTGTAGGGaaataacaataacaatgaaaattGCCGTCGTTATTGATAGTTTTCTGTCGTTAAAAACAGTAAACTAGGTATATTTGGTTTGTTtgcttgatattattattatatattctgGTTCGGAtaagttttatgaaaacattTTAGTCCGAGAATATTTTAAATCCTAACTTTGCCCTTTTGAATATATAGCTTTCTTGTTTAAGCAAGTGAAAGATATGAAGGGGATAGACGAAGATAAGAAGGAGAAATTGAATGAAAGTAAGATGAAGATGTTGATGTCATGGTTGCCATTACTGTGTCGAGCAAGTAATGGTACAGATGCTCCGATTCTGAGTGTGAATGAAAGAATGGAGGTGGAGAGATCTTTGGAAGAGACGATTGAGAAATTGGAAGGAGAAGATGAACAAGAGAAGGTTCTTTCTCTTTGGCTTCATTATTTTACTCATTGTCCTTCTTCAGATTGGCCGGATCTTTACTCTTGTTATATTCGTTGGTGCCATGCATCCCGTAATTCACTCGTTGTTGTACCAGCTGCCACCGCCGCCGCAATATgatgaaaatcaaatatttattatcaatgtttAATTTCTAAGTCTATTTATTATAATACTCTTACTAAATGTAATTGtgatattatgttatttaaacattattatcaatactttgttaataattgaaatgGGGTTTATATTATTTAGGAGGTTGGAATAGAGTTAATAACGAcggtcattttattttttatatatataaaaaaaaaaactttagtttattttaattttaaaaaagtttctttagcttatttttaaaatcgttTAAATTAGGGATAGTAATTTGGGTCAATTTCATGTTGATGGATGAGTTCGAGTTGACAGGTTAAACGATACTAACTTGAACTTGATTTGGGTCAAAATTTCTAACATAAAATCTGACCCGTTTATTTGTGATTGAACCGAACATAACTCGTTTGACCTGATTTATCTAACTCAACTCGAACCAAACCCGATACAATTAATTCAGATatctctatttcaaattaaaataacaccgataaaaataattaaattacaaatccgtttataaaaaattttacaaaagaaaatgagtgagtTAATAGGaaagaataacacaaaactcaacaaaagaaaCTTGTAAATGGGTTATCGAGTCTACTTTGGGTCATTTCAGGTCGACccgattttgacatgtttattacTTAGGTTAAATAGGTCGACCTTATTTTAACCCGAACGAAAAAAAATACAGGACCCTAATATAATTTTTCGTGTTCGGTCCGAGTTGTGTTTTCGTGTCAGGTCTAAAATTGTCGACCCTAGTTTAAatgaatcataaatatttcagtattattatatagtgatatattattaacataaatataacatgcctatttaatttaattattattttataaaaatgatataattgtatattattttaagtttttttaaatattagaaactaacattatgattttatttcaactaattaaaacgttataaatgaaaatcaaaattataaattttgtcaTTTAAGGTATGTTAATGGGTCTTAGtggattatatattataatctagTTGTGTATGCcttaatacatatttatttgaatataaaataaattttttattattgaattaaagaaattattaagaTTATGATATAAACTAGAGTTAAGTTAAGATTAGAGAAGAAGACATAATGGTTCGCTCGAAAAAACGAAGTCGAAGTCGATCAGATAGAACTGATAGAAACTGCATAATAAATGTGAGAAAGATAAATGAATTAAGCTCttataataaaactttaaattcACAGATAATCCACAA is part of the Impatiens glandulifera chromosome 1, dImpGla2.1, whole genome shotgun sequence genome and encodes:
- the LOC124921786 gene encoding uncharacterized protein LOC124921786, encoding MGSSPTTIGPLLLRNIITSIFIFIDRYLLPLTTKFKFLHILRSLFISSFLFFLRLLPSLFPCLDPSSSSSSSSQTHLDYPPPIPPPETTDLNSGIARALTQLLAIVSNLPVNSRKYEVVRSLTDRLLDENLQVGSEALRQVNCSVLSMAFTRTLRLLDAAVWGEVGEAGEDYWSLNRVMKSVKQYGAKLINEEQDRFNASSAEKVAAELLWLAERMAACGCVQKAVSNWGSATRLARMALSVQPRLQGSLVKISAFLFKQVKDMKGIDEDKKEKLNESKMKMLMSWLPLLCRASNGTDAPILSVNERMEVERSLEETIEKLEGEDEQEKVLSLWLHYFTHCPSSDWPDLYSCYIRWCHASRNSLVVVPAATAAAI